In Neodiprion pinetum isolate iyNeoPine1 chromosome 6, iyNeoPine1.2, whole genome shotgun sequence, one genomic interval encodes:
- the LOC124222217 gene encoding zinc finger protein 260 — MFIVTKEIDSENISKLCRTCLREDGEKMVCLFVGPAGSSLAAKLRSLSCLEVWQGDGLPEKMCDRCVTRAESALLYREQCRAADIALRQAADKVSGLTSYSTVAGCKLYQQNQGYIPNETYRKILKCVECSAVFVNYEELCAHNRLHVSSVHNTTPVQHMHIVEPRNTYFNMNNLNGNLPADDGNGVSSILRSNLMHVTPVDDEEPSRAACALHCSLCNHTFTNRTQLISHNFTHSSDNIDMSSGDNTNIEVSEDSNQIAQNLSYDRTVNQTADNSIQNLSFSRQVVDGSRKLGNIDFSSSEPLVDVQENTERVGNSSMCGSFQCLDAGTIPLPENLVFSGKISENEKVNSMPKYKKHKCLLCPKSFAQKSKLLTHQLSHTGLRPFKCSICEKAYTSKSKLNAHVRLHTKTNVHVCTICSKAFAFASYLEDHLRTHKFGTEKVNPEKAGPFECNVCKKKFRFLKNFKAHLRLHTGENLFQCEYCDKRFSQKYNLKVHLESHKDLKPHKCEFCEKSFNQHGNLVEHLRIHKKLKPYKCDLCAKSFSQSSHLKNHKASHNTERDHSCRLCGKKFKLSSHLKRHLDLHSGRKSFKCGECNQMFSQAFSLKRHLKRHAETHI; from the exons ATGTTTATCGTTACGAAAGAGATAGACAGTGAAAATATAAGCAAATTATGTCGCACGTGCCTGAGAGAAGACGGAGAGAAAATGGTCTGTCTATTCGTCGGGCCGGCCGGCTCGTCCCTCGCTGCAAAACTGCGATCTCTGTCCTGCTTGGAG GTATGGCAGGGCGACGGTCTACCAGAGAAAATGTGCGATCGGTGCGTTACCAGGGCTGAGTCTGCGCTGCTCTATAGGGAACAATGTCGCGCTGCGGATATTGCACTTAGACAAGCCGCCGACAAG GTGTCAGGATTAACCTCATACTCGACAGTGGCTGGCTGCAAGTTGTATCAACAGAACCAGGGTTACATACCGAACGAAACTTATCGCAAGATATTGAAATGCGTCGAATGCAGCGCAGTTTTTGTAAATTACGAAGAGTTGTGCGCGCACAATAGATTGCACGTCTCTTCGGTCCACAACACAACTCCGGTGCAGCACATGCACATAGTCGAGCCTCGGAATACATATTTCAACATGAATAATCTAAATGGTAATTTGCCTGCGGACGATGGAAACGGTGTGTCTTCTATACTGAGATCCAACTTGATGCATGTGACACCGGTCGACGACGAGGAGCCGAGTAGAGCAGCGTGCGCCTTACACTGTTCTCTTTGTAATCACACCTTCACAAACAGGACTCAATTAATCAGTCACAACTTTACTCACAGCTCCGACAACATCGATATGTCTTCTGGCGATAATACAAACATAGAAGTTAGCGAAGATTCAAACCAAATTGCACAGAACTTGAGCTACGATAGAACGGTGAATCAAACGGCTGACAAttcgatacaaaatttatccTTCTCCAGACAGGTTGTAGACGGTTCTAGAAAACTTGGGAATATCGATTTTTCCAGCAGTGAACCACTCGTCGATGTACAAGAGAACACAGAGCGAGTGGGGAACTCATCGATGTGCGGATCTTTTCAATGTCTTGACGCTGGAACGATTCCACTTCCTGAAAATCTCGTATTTTCTGGTAAAATATCTGAAAACGAGAAAGTGAACTCGATGCCTAAGTATAAAAAGCACAAGTGCCTTTTGTGCCCAAAGTCCTTTGCACAGAAGTCAAAATTGTTGACTCATCAGTTGTCTCACACCGGTCTGAGACCCTTCAAGTGTTCGATATGTGAAAAAGCTTACACCTCCAAGAGTAAATTGAATGCCCATGTAAGATTGCACACAAAGACGAACGTGCATGTGTGCACGATATGTAGCAAAGCATTTGCTTTTGCTTCTTATCTGGAAGATCATTTGAGGACTCACAAATTTGGTACGGAAAAGGTGAACCCTGAAAAGGCAGGACCGTTTGAGTGCAACGTCTGCAAGAAGAAGTTTCGTTTTCTCAAAAACTTCAAGGCTCACTTACGTCTTCATACGGgtgagaatttattccagtgCGAGTATTGCGACAAGCGTTTCAGTCAAAAGTACAACTTGAAAGTACATCTGGAATCGCACAAAGATCTGAAACCACATAAGTGcgaattttgcgaaaaaagCTTCAATCAACACGGTAACTTGGTGGAGCATTTGAGAATTCACAAAAAACTTAAGCCTTACAAGTGCGATTTATGTGCCAAATCTTTTTCGCAATCGAGTCACCTGAAAAATCATAAAGCATCCCACAACACTGAAAGAGATCATTCCTGCAGATTATGCGGCAAGAAATTTAAACTGTCTAGTCATCTCAAGAGGCATTTGGACCTGCACAGTGGTAGGAAATCGTTCAAGTGTGGCGAGTGCAATCAGATGTTTTCCCAAGCGTTCAGTCTAAAGAGACACTTGAAGAGACACGCCGAAACTCATATCTGA
- the LOC124222222 gene encoding ornithine aminotransferase, mitochondrial has protein sequence MQTPIRQRVASIVQKPEVKRLLTAQEIIDREDRFGGRHFKPLPVVLTRGQGVFLWDVEGKKYLDFLAGFAAVSQGHCHPRLVKTMRDQAEKLTHTSRAYYTEPLGALSEYLTNLFGWDRFIPMNTGVETGDTALKLARRWAYRTKKIPSNRASILFAKGNFWGRSLAAVSSSTDPNCCTDFGPFMPLFDTMPYDDLKALESKFKVDPNICAFMMEPIQGEAGVIVPTEGYLRGVRELCTKYNILWIADEVQTGLGRTGDRLAIDHEKQRPDILILGKALSGGMYPVSGVLADEQIVFGLETGSHGSTFAGNPNGAAVALEAVKILEEEKLAENAKNLGKILRVELEKLPKDIAREIRSRGLLAGVLVNKEIADGWDVCLRLRDAGLLSRPAHGQIIRISPPLTITEDQLREGIHILTSTLLSY, from the exons ATGCAAACTCCGATAAGGCAGAGAGTAGCTTCCATCGTTCAGAAGCCTGAAGTCAAGCGTTTATTGACTGCCCAGGAGATCATCGATCGGGAGGATCGATTCGGGGGTCGACATTTCAAGCCACTTCCGGTCGTTCTGACACGAGGACAAGGCGTCTTCCTCTGGGATGTCGAGGGTAAAAAGTACCTCGACTTCTTGGCCGGTTTCGCGGCCGTCAGTCAAGGACACTGCCACCCTCGACTCGTAAAAACGATGCGTGATCAGGCTGAAAAACTGACTCACACCTCCAGGGCGTACTATACTGAACCCTTGGGTGCCCTATCTGAGTATTTGACCAATCTTTTTGGCTGGGACCGTTTCATTCCAATGAATACAG GAGTCGAGACCGGAGACACGGCGTTGAAGTTGGCAAGGCGATGGGCTTACAGAACGAAGAAGATACCCAGCAACAGGGCGTCGATACTGTTCGCTAAGGGTAACTTTTGGGGCAGATCATTAGCCGCAGTTTCGTCGTCTACCGATCCGAACTGCTGCACCGACTTCGGTCCCTTCATGCCATTATTCGACACTATGCCTTACGATGACTTGAAAGCTCTCGAGTCGAAATTCAAAGTGGATCCGAATATCTGTGCGTTTATGATGGAGCCGATCCAAGGCGAGGCCGGTGTCATCGTTCCGACG GAAGGATATTTACGCGGTGTCAGGGAGCTCTGCACAAAATACAACATTCTATGGATTGCCGACGAGGTTCAAACAGGACTTGGAAGGACCGGCGACAGACTGGCAATCGACCACGAGAAACAACGCCCGGATATTCTAATTTTGGGAAAAGCCCTGTCTGGCGGAATGTATCCGGTATCCGGTGTCCTGGCCGATGAGCAG ATTGTCTTTGGACTTGAGACCGGATCGCACGGAAGTACTTTTGCCGGAAATCCAAACGGCGCTGCCGTTGCCCTGGAGGCGGTAAAAATTCTGGAGGAAGAAAAGCTCGCTGAGAACGCCAAGAATTTGGGGAAAATCTTGAGGGTGGAGCTGGAAAAATTGCCCAAAGACATCGCCAGAGAAATTCGAAGCCGAGGGCTTCTCGCTGGGGTTCTCGTCAACAAGG AGATCGCCGACGGATGGGACGTCTGCTTGAGGCTCAGAGATGCTGGATTGTTGAGCAGACCAGCGCATGGGCAAATAATTCGCATATCACCTCCTCTGACGATAACTGAGGATCAATTAAGAGAAGGAATCCACATTCTGACCTCTACCTTACTCAGTTATTAA
- the LOC124222218 gene encoding ornithine aminotransferase, mitochondrial, giving the protein MRPLARFALRTFGGRQNGRKDCLQQCSRGVSSQEVFKRESKHGAHNYAPLPVALTKAEGICMWDVEGKRYYDFLSAYSAVNQGHCHPKIYKAMVEQAKILTLTSRAFYSDALGEFEEYITNLFGYDKWLPMNTGVEGGETACKLARKWGYSNKGIPENSAKTVFAEGNFWGRTMSAISSSTDPSSYKGFGPYMPGFQVIPYDDLKALDEALADPNVCAFMVEPIQGEAGVVVPQEGYLKSVRELCTKHNVLWIADEVQTGLARTGKRLAVDHEGVRPDIVILGKALSGGFYPVSGVLADDQVMLTIKPGEHGSTYGGNPLGCRIAMAALRVLEDEKLAENAQRLGEILRKKLGELPKEIVKLVRGKGLLNAIVVADGFDAMEICLKFRDEGLLAKPTHRQIIRLAPPLVINEEQLEESIGIISKVINQYQK; this is encoded by the exons ATGAGACCCCTGGCCAGATTCGCCCTGCGGACCTTCGGTGGTCGGCAAAATGGGAGAAAAGATTGTCTTCAGCAGTGTTCGAGGGGCGTCAGTTCGCAGGAGGTTTTCAAACGGGAATCCAAGCACGGGGCCCATAACTACGCGCCGTTGCCCGTCGCCCTTACGAAAGCGGAAGGGATTTGCATGTGGGACGTCGAAGGGAAACGATACTACGATTTTTTAAGCGCCTATTCAGCCGTCAACCAGGGACATTGTCACCCCAAGATCTACAAGGCGATGGTCGAACAGGCAAAAATTCTGACCCTCACATCTCGCGCATTTTACTCAGACGCGTTGGGTGAATTTGAGGAATACATCACGAACCTATTCGG GTACGACAAATGGTTGCCAATGAACACGGGAGTGGAGGGTGGAGAGACAGCCTGCAAGTTGGCCCGGAAATGGGGTTACTCCAACAAAGGAATTCCCGAGAATTCAGCGAAGACCGTATTCGCCGAGGGGAATTTTTGGGGCAGGACCATGAGCGCGATTTCGTCCAGCACGGACCCGAGCAGCTACAAAGGTTTCGGTCCGTACATGCCCGGGTTCCAGGTGATCCCCTACGACGACCTGAAGGCCCTGGACGAGGCTTTAGCCGATCCCAACGTGTGCGCTTTTATGGTGGAGCCGATCCAGGGAGAGGCTGGTGTCGTCGTTCCCCAG GAAGGCTACCTGAAGAGTGTCAGGGAGCTTTGCACGAAACACAACGTGCTCTGGATCGCCGATGAGGTTCAGACCGGTCTGGCGAGGACCGGCAAGCGATTGGCGGTCGATCACGAGGGAGTGCGACCGGACATCGTTATCTTGGGAAAAGCGTTGTCCGGGGGATTTTACCCGGTGTCCGGAGTTCTCGCCGACGACCAAGTAATGCTCACTATTAAACCCGGTGAGCACGGATCGACCTACGGCGGTAATCCTTTGGGTTGTAGGATCGCCATGGCTGCGCTTCGGGTACTGGAGGATGAAAAACTAGCCGAAAACGCCCAGAGGCTGGGTGAAATACTGAGAAAGAAGCTGGGCGAGCTGCCGAAAGAAATCGTTAAGCTAGTTCGCGGGAAGGGATTGCTCAACGCGATCGTTGTCGCCGATG GTTTTGACGCGATGGAGATTTGCTTGAAATTCCGCGACGAAGGACTTCTTGCTAAACCCACACATCGTCAAATAATCAGGCTGGCTCCACCGCTGGTTATAAACGAAGAACAACTCGAGGAATCGATCGGTATTATATCCAAAGTGATCAACCAATATCAGAAATAA
- the LOC124222223 gene encoding cell division cycle-associated protein 7, producing the protein MEEDDYDAIRQKNIAERDAFFAEFFKDLKKDTADLKLLDTSRRRNLEDSDDGEEIDEPPKKRRKPNAKRTERWGRGKVKLEFRKKYNTRNSAKKHISCSNSDDTDEVEDIDKKRKGPRLKVLFPWAIPFEREISLMRLDLYGEENEEKDEESFTPTSEDEEEDVPKKRVFHKVLKSEYDPDSIPSPDEITEEQLFNIADRSSGKTYCKVNGTSCHQCRQKTLDTKTVCRSGECIGVRGQFCGPCLRGRYGEDAAVALKDPNWVCPPCRGLCNCSICRTRNGQRPTGILAPVVQEEGFSSVMDYLESAKTEEF; encoded by the exons ATGGAAGAGGACGACTACGATGCTATTCgtcaaaaaaatatcgccgAAAGAGACGCTTTC TTTGCAGAATTCTTCAAAGACTTGAAGAAGGATACAGCTGATTTAAAGTTGCTGGACACATCGCGGCGTAGAAATTTGGAAGATTCTGACGATGGGGAGGAGATCGATGAGCCCCCAAAGAAAAGACGTAAGCCAAATGCGAAGAGGACTGAGCGCTGGGGCAGAGGAAAAGTAAAACTCGAATTTCGTAAGAAATACAACACACGCAACAGTGCTAAGAAGCATATCTCTTGCTCCAATTCGGATGATACCGATGAGGTGGAAGATATcgataaaaagagaaaaggtCCAAGACTCAAGGTCCTCTTTCCTTGGGCCATACCTTTTGAACGAGAGATCAGTTTAATGAGATTAGATTTATATGGGGAAGAAAATGAGGAGAAGGACGAGGAATCTTTTACTCCGACTTCAGAAGATGAGGAAGAGGATGTACCGAAGAAGAGAGTATTCCATAAAGTACTGAAGTCCGAGTACGACCCGGACAGCATACCTTCTCCCGACGAAATTACTGAGGAACAGTTGTTCAACATTGCCGATAGAAGTTCGGGGAAAACTTACTGCAAAGTAAACGGCACTAGCTGCCATCAGTGCAGGCAAAAAACTTTGGACACAAAAACCGTATGCAGATCCGGGGAATGCATAGGGGTCAGGGGTCAATTTTGCGGGCCTTGCTTGCGGGGCAGGTATGGGGAAGATGCGGCTGTTGCATTAAAGGATCCT AATTGGGTTTGTCCACCTTGTCGAGGTCTGTGCAATTGCAGCATTTGTAGAACGCGAAATGGTCAAAGACCAACTGGAATTCTAGCTCCTGTTGTACAAGAAGAAGGATTCTCGTCAGTTATGGATTATTTGGAGTCCGCCAAAACTGAAGAGTTCTAG
- the LOC124222221 gene encoding probable methyltransferase-like protein 25 isoform X1 translates to MSLFSEHLEKVATVLTSYQALIDSHLVDFITENLWDQCLPKSLRNELETLSSNSIINANFYGQESTTPELYKFCKLINALSLDKCNLVYDLRDIPDLFLEWGIDLKNLESKIHNSRLDFMNVKKSYEVEIVARITSSLAEIHSSAVIDAGAGKGYLSQHISEKYKIPVLAIDSSDIAHRGAIRRQNILQKKPNQSSHLVHHLAQRIDEFTEFAELAEKYFPTWSLSENLTLTGLHTCGSLGHSVIKAFLKTDCIKSLCLVTCCYHLAETSLGGKLNISKNAKMLAQQSVQRSCQNEYSLSPTLHYRAVFQVLLHSLGMQDVKVGRGAPVDNFVTYAKWALNKIGLDPTQIPPDNVIEELYSSHESFKAKMELFQTLRIRLGSVIESAILLDRIIYLEDSKVCSNFALVRLFDPLISPRCYGIIAIK, encoded by the exons ATGTCTTTGTTTAGTGAGCACTTGGAGAAGGTAGCCACAGTTTTAACTTCGTATCAAGCTTTGATAGATTCTCATCTTGTCGATTTCATAACTGAAAATTTATGGGATCAGTGCTTACCAAAATCACTGCGGAACGAGCTAGAAACACTTAGCTCCAATTCAATCATTAATGCTAATTTTTATGGCCAGGAATCCACTACCCCAGAGCTGTATAAGTTCTGTAAACTTATCAATGCGCTGTCTTTGGACAAATGTAACCTGGTATACGATCTGAGAGACATACCAGACCTCTTCTTGGAATGGGGAATCGATTTAAAGAATTTGGAgtcaaaaattcacaacaGCAGACTTGATTTtatgaatgtgaaaaaatccTACGAAGTGGAAATTGTTGCTAGAATCACTTCGTCTTTGGCCGAAATTCATTCTAGCGCTGTTATTGATGCTGGAGCAGGAAAAGGCTATCTCTCTCAACACATTTCGGAGAAATACAAAATTCCCGTCTTAGCCATAGATTCTTCAGACATTGCTCACAGAGGTGCTATCAGAAGACAAAATATATTACAGAAAAAACCCAACCAAAGTTCTCATTTG GTCCATCATCTGGCACAGCGCATAGATGAATTTACAGAGTTTGCAGAGTTAGcagagaaatattttcctacctgGAGTTTgagcgaaaatttaacgcttacGGGCCTGCATACTTGTGGTTCTTTAGGCCATTCGGTTATAAAAGCATTTCTAAAAACTGACTGTATAAAATCTCTCTGTCTAGTCACGTGTTGTTACCATTTAGCCGAGACCTCACTCGGCGGGAAACTgaacatttcaaaaaatgcCAAAATGCTAGCTCAGCAGTCGGTTCAGCGTTCGTGCCAAAATGAGTATTCCTTATCACCAACACTTCATTACAGAGCAGTTTTTCAAGTTCTCCTTCATTCACTGg GCATGCAGGATGTTAAAGTGGGACGCGGTGCACCAGTGGACAATTTCGTTACTTACGCCAAGTGGGCGTTAAATAAAATTGGGCTGGATCCAACacag ATTCCTCCCGACAATGTCATTGAAGAGCTGTACTCTTCCCATGAAAGTTTCAAGGCGAAAATGGAACTTTTTCAAACCTTGAGAATTCGACTTGGATCTGTTATAGAATCTGCAATTCTATTGGacagaattatttatttagagGACAGTAAGGTTTGCTCAAACTTTGCTCTGGTGCGACTATTTGATCCTCTCATATCCCCGAGGTGCTATGGAATAATTGCCATAAAGTAA
- the LOC124222221 gene encoding probable methyltransferase-like protein 25 isoform X2 — protein sequence MSLFSEHLEKESTTPELYKFCKLINALSLDKCNLVYDLRDIPDLFLEWGIDLKNLESKIHNSRLDFMNVKKSYEVEIVARITSSLAEIHSSAVIDAGAGKGYLSQHISEKYKIPVLAIDSSDIAHRGAIRRQNILQKKPNQSSHLVHHLAQRIDEFTEFAELAEKYFPTWSLSENLTLTGLHTCGSLGHSVIKAFLKTDCIKSLCLVTCCYHLAETSLGGKLNISKNAKMLAQQSVQRSCQNEYSLSPTLHYRAVFQVLLHSLGMQDVKVGRGAPVDNFVTYAKWALNKIGLDPTQIPPDNVIEELYSSHESFKAKMELFQTLRIRLGSVIESAILLDRIIYLEDSKVCSNFALVRLFDPLISPRCYGIIAIK from the exons ATGTCTTTGTTTAGTGAGCACTTGGAGAAG GAATCCACTACCCCAGAGCTGTATAAGTTCTGTAAACTTATCAATGCGCTGTCTTTGGACAAATGTAACCTGGTATACGATCTGAGAGACATACCAGACCTCTTCTTGGAATGGGGAATCGATTTAAAGAATTTGGAgtcaaaaattcacaacaGCAGACTTGATTTtatgaatgtgaaaaaatccTACGAAGTGGAAATTGTTGCTAGAATCACTTCGTCTTTGGCCGAAATTCATTCTAGCGCTGTTATTGATGCTGGAGCAGGAAAAGGCTATCTCTCTCAACACATTTCGGAGAAATACAAAATTCCCGTCTTAGCCATAGATTCTTCAGACATTGCTCACAGAGGTGCTATCAGAAGACAAAATATATTACAGAAAAAACCCAACCAAAGTTCTCATTTG GTCCATCATCTGGCACAGCGCATAGATGAATTTACAGAGTTTGCAGAGTTAGcagagaaatattttcctacctgGAGTTTgagcgaaaatttaacgcttacGGGCCTGCATACTTGTGGTTCTTTAGGCCATTCGGTTATAAAAGCATTTCTAAAAACTGACTGTATAAAATCTCTCTGTCTAGTCACGTGTTGTTACCATTTAGCCGAGACCTCACTCGGCGGGAAACTgaacatttcaaaaaatgcCAAAATGCTAGCTCAGCAGTCGGTTCAGCGTTCGTGCCAAAATGAGTATTCCTTATCACCAACACTTCATTACAGAGCAGTTTTTCAAGTTCTCCTTCATTCACTGg GCATGCAGGATGTTAAAGTGGGACGCGGTGCACCAGTGGACAATTTCGTTACTTACGCCAAGTGGGCGTTAAATAAAATTGGGCTGGATCCAACacag ATTCCTCCCGACAATGTCATTGAAGAGCTGTACTCTTCCCATGAAAGTTTCAAGGCGAAAATGGAACTTTTTCAAACCTTGAGAATTCGACTTGGATCTGTTATAGAATCTGCAATTCTATTGGacagaattatttatttagagGACAGTAAGGTTTGCTCAAACTTTGCTCTGGTGCGACTATTTGATCCTCTCATATCCCCGAGGTGCTATGGAATAATTGCCATAAAGTAA
- the LOC124222225 gene encoding uncharacterized protein: MSAANEDVDINEAFDDILFGEEIGEKTGFAEGYKDGRTQLSEPYHLGYHRASQVAAQLGFYSGVLEYNLKANLFPEKVIDLANKLQGDIENFPKYNSDSIDILKLLEDIKLKYSRICSLAKIKFTYPEQEKLDF, from the coding sequence ATGTCTGCGGCTAACGAAGACGTAGATATAAATGAGGCGTTTGACGATATACTCTTTGGCGAAGAAATAGGCGAAAAAACTGGATTTGCGGAAGGCTACAAAGACGGCAGGACTCAATTGTCAGAGCCTTACCACTTGGGGTACCACAGAGCAAGTCAAGTGGCAGCGCAGCTGGGATTTTACAGCGGGGTTTTGGAGTATAACCTCAAAGCCAATTTGTTTCCTGAAAAAGTTATTGACTTGGCAAACAAATTGCAAGGCGACATAGAAAACTTCCCGAAATACAACTCGGACTCGATCGATATACTTAAACTGCTTGAAGACATTAAGCTAAAGTATAGCCGCATCTGCTCGCTGGCAAAGATCAAATTTACTTATCCCGAGCAAGAGAAACTCGATTTTTAA